One window of Misgurnus anguillicaudatus chromosome 13, ASM2758022v2, whole genome shotgun sequence genomic DNA carries:
- the LOC129431218 gene encoding scyllo-inositol 2-dehydrogenase (NAD(+)) isoform X1, which yields MPSPVDVIVVGAGNRGENYSDYALIYPDRMRVVGIADPRDFARKKMQERHKVANENTYDDWRCLAKREKFADAVLICTPDRLHKDPAVALAKKGYHILLEKPMAVNENDCSEIVEACIQSKVMLTVCHVLRYDPVIHKIKVLIDSGAVGDVIHIQHLEPVGFYHFAHSFVRGNWRNEAESSFALLAKSCHDVDLIHHWAGGRRCIKVSSFGSLSHFKKENKPAGAANRCLDCPVEGDCAYSAKKIYLDRVKKGIVGWPVSVICSSSVPDIESVTEALRTGPYGRCVYECDNDVCSNQVVNMEFEGGLTAALTMVAFTEEICKRRTSIYGSKGELTYDGHEIKVFDFLTSKTTKHAADMTVPGNFGKGGHGSADYHLINSFISAVMHEDPTMIRSGPKETLASHKLVFAAERSRLESRVVFCDDQRS from the exons ATGCCATCACCTGTGGATGTTATAGTGGTTGGAGCTGGCAACAGAGGAGAAAACTATTCAGACTATGCTTTGATTTATCCTGACCGTATGCGG GTAGTTGGAATTGCTGACCCAAGAGATTTTGCTAGAAAGAAAATGCAGGAGCGTCACAAAGTTGCCAATGAAAACACGTATGATG ATTGGCGTTGTTTAGCGAAGAGAGAAAAGTTTGCAGATGCTGTTTTGATCTGCACTCCCGATCGCCTTCACAAG GACCCTGCTGTGGCTTTAGCTAAGAAAGGCTACCATATACTACTGGAGAAACCAATGGCT GTTAATGAAAACGACTGCTCAGAGATTGTGGAGGCTTGCATTCAAAGTAAAGTCATGCTCACAGTGTGCCATGTGCTCCGATACGACCCTGTgattcacaaaataaaa GTGTTGATTGACAGTGGAGCGGTTGGAGATGTCATCCACATTCAACATCTGGAACCG GTGGGATTTTATCATTTTGCTCACTCCTTTGTCAGAGGGAACTGGAGGAATGAGGCCGAAAGCtcttttgctctgttagccaaATCCTGCCATGATGTGGATCTTATTCATCACTGGGCTGGTGGGCGAAG GTGCATCAAGGTTTCATCATTTGGGTCCCTTAGccactttaaaaaagaaaacaag CCAGCAGGGGCTGCAAATCGGTGTTTAGACTGTCCTGTAGAGGGTGATTGTGCATATTCTGCAAAGAAAATCTATTTGGATCGAGTGAAAAAA GGGATTGTTGGCTGGCCAGTATCAGTGATTTGTTCCAGTTCGGTTCCTGATATTGAATCGGTGACTGAGGCCCTCAGAACCGGACCATATGGCCGCTGTGTATACGAATGTGATAATGATGTTTGCTCAAATCAG GTAGTAAACATGGAATTTGAAGGTGGACTGACTGCTGCTTTAACCATGGTGGCATTTACAGAGGAGATATGTAAACGCAGAACAAGCATTTATGGTAGCAAG GGGGAACTGACATATGATGGACATGAGATCAAAGTGTTTGACTTCCTCACTTCTAAGACCACGAAGCACGCCGCAGACATGACCGTTCCAGGTAACTTTGGCAAGGGGGGTCACGGGTCTGCAGATTATCACCTGATCAATTCCTTCATTTCAGCTGTGATG CACGAGGACCCGACTATGATTAGATCAGGACCTAAAGAGACATTAGCAAGTCATAAACTGGTGTTTGCAGCCGAACGTTCCCGTCTGGAGAGCAGAGTTGTATTCTGTGATGACCAGAGGAGCTAA
- the LOC129431218 gene encoding uncharacterized protein isoform X2 → MAFKVVGIADPRDFARKKMQERHKVANENTYDDWRCLAKREKFADAVLICTPDRLHKDPAVALAKKGYHILLEKPMAVNENDCSEIVEACIQSKVMLTVCHVLRYDPVIHKIKVLIDSGAVGDVIHIQHLEPVGFYHFAHSFVRGNWRNEAESSFALLAKSCHDVDLIHHWAGGRRCIKVSSFGSLSHFKKENKPAGAANRCLDCPVEGDCAYSAKKIYLDRVKKGIVGWPVSVICSSSVPDIESVTEALRTGPYGRCVYECDNDVCSNQVVNMEFEGGLTAALTMVAFTEEICKRRTSIYGSKGELTYDGHEIKVFDFLTSKTTKHAADMTVPGNFGKGGHGSADYHLINSFISAVMHEDPTMIRSGPKETLASHKLVFAAERSRLESRVVFCDDQRS, encoded by the exons ATGGCTTTTAAG GTAGTTGGAATTGCTGACCCAAGAGATTTTGCTAGAAAGAAAATGCAGGAGCGTCACAAAGTTGCCAATGAAAACACGTATGATG ATTGGCGTTGTTTAGCGAAGAGAGAAAAGTTTGCAGATGCTGTTTTGATCTGCACTCCCGATCGCCTTCACAAG GACCCTGCTGTGGCTTTAGCTAAGAAAGGCTACCATATACTACTGGAGAAACCAATGGCT GTTAATGAAAACGACTGCTCAGAGATTGTGGAGGCTTGCATTCAAAGTAAAGTCATGCTCACAGTGTGCCATGTGCTCCGATACGACCCTGTgattcacaaaataaaa GTGTTGATTGACAGTGGAGCGGTTGGAGATGTCATCCACATTCAACATCTGGAACCG GTGGGATTTTATCATTTTGCTCACTCCTTTGTCAGAGGGAACTGGAGGAATGAGGCCGAAAGCtcttttgctctgttagccaaATCCTGCCATGATGTGGATCTTATTCATCACTGGGCTGGTGGGCGAAG GTGCATCAAGGTTTCATCATTTGGGTCCCTTAGccactttaaaaaagaaaacaag CCAGCAGGGGCTGCAAATCGGTGTTTAGACTGTCCTGTAGAGGGTGATTGTGCATATTCTGCAAAGAAAATCTATTTGGATCGAGTGAAAAAA GGGATTGTTGGCTGGCCAGTATCAGTGATTTGTTCCAGTTCGGTTCCTGATATTGAATCGGTGACTGAGGCCCTCAGAACCGGACCATATGGCCGCTGTGTATACGAATGTGATAATGATGTTTGCTCAAATCAG GTAGTAAACATGGAATTTGAAGGTGGACTGACTGCTGCTTTAACCATGGTGGCATTTACAGAGGAGATATGTAAACGCAGAACAAGCATTTATGGTAGCAAG GGGGAACTGACATATGATGGACATGAGATCAAAGTGTTTGACTTCCTCACTTCTAAGACCACGAAGCACGCCGCAGACATGACCGTTCCAGGTAACTTTGGCAAGGGGGGTCACGGGTCTGCAGATTATCACCTGATCAATTCCTTCATTTCAGCTGTGATG CACGAGGACCCGACTATGATTAGATCAGGACCTAAAGAGACATTAGCAAGTCATAAACTGGTGTTTGCAGCCGAACGTTCCCGTCTGGAGAGCAGAGTTGTATTCTGTGATGACCAGAGGAGCTAA